The nucleotide sequence ATCATTGTTGTTAATGATGGATCAACCGATGGGAGTTTGACGATATTAAAACAATTTTCTGACGATCGATTAAAAGTTATTCATCAAAAAAACCAAGGGGTTTCAACTGCCCGAAACCAAGGCGTTAAACAGGCAAAAGCTACTTATATTGCTTTATTAGACGCCGACGATATTTGGTATCCTAACCATTTAGAAGAACTACACAAAAGTATTGTAAAATACCCGGAAGCTGCTTTATTTTGTAATGCTTACCAGCAAAAGCTTTCTTCTAATATGCTGCAAAATTCTATTTATAATTTAGAAGAAAAAAATGAAATTCAGATTGTAAAAGATTATTTTAAAGCAAGCCTTATTCATTCAATAGCCTGGACTTCTGCGGTTGCTTTTAACAAAGAAAAATTTGAAGAGCTTGGCGGATTTCAACCACATATAATTTCTGGTCAGGACAGCGATTTATGGATACGTTTTGCTTTACATACTACCATTGTTTTTAACCCTGCTTACACTTGTTGTTATGATAAAACGGTACCCAACAGTCTTTTTAAAAAACATCTTAGAAAAGTACATCTTAATTTTCTAAACAGTTATAAAAAAGAAGAAACAATAAACAAAAGTCTTAAACAATATCTTGACATTAACCGATACGCCATTGCCATTCAGTGTAAATATTATAACGATTATGATTTATTAAAACTTATAAAAAAAGATATAAAACCATCATCTCTTACAAAAAAACAACGGTTTTTGTTAAACAGTCCGGCATTTTTAGTAAAATTATTTAAAAAATTACACGTTTTTTTTATTAAAAAGAATATTTACTTTACAGCTTTTAGGTAACAACTAAAGCATTTAAAATCTTATCATAAATGGCATCATCAATAAATAGATCTTGTTGTTGGTTATATGATTTGTATTCTATAACACAATGTTTAAACTGTAAAGCTGCTGTAATTTGTACAAAATAAAACACATCTCTAATGGTTCTTTCAACAGGAAATAATTCTATTAACAAAATCTTTTTACCAAAAATAACATTTGTAATTCCGGCACCATGAACAGCTATTATTTTTTCGGCATGATAAAAATGTAAAATTTGTTCTTCAAACGAAAGATTTTCTAAATGTAACACAACAAATTCATGCTCAAGTAACTTATTAATTAATTGCTTTTCATTTATTATTCTTCTCTCAATCGCATTTTTTCTTGAAATAATAATATTTTTAGGATATATTTTGTTGCTGTTAGTATGTTTTTCTGCTAACCTTTTATGTGCAAGCTTATTAATATTTTTAATTATTTCGGGATAATACACGTTAGTCATCTGTGTTTTCTCGTTTCTAATATGCGGAAAAGGAACAATCATTGTTTTAGTTGTAACAAGACATTCTATCATTTTCTTTTCTATTATCCTATTATTTGGTATCGAAAAAAGAAAAGCCAATGACTCTTTGACAAATAATGGCGTATTTTCTGTAATTACAATGCTATAGTCGTTAAAATTATCTGTTTCATACACTATTAAAATCCTTGATAAAGATTCCATTATCCAATGAAAATAATTACCATCTAAACGGTTTGCTAACGATAAAACTTTAGTTACTTTTTTATTGGGAATACTATTTTTGAAATAAACTAAATGATTGCTATTTAATTTATTAAGATATTCTTTTTGAAAAATAGTGCTTTCTAAAATAACTTCTTTTTTATCATTTAAAACAATGCCTCTGCCAACAATACTTGCACCGGTTATTTCAGTATAATACAAGGTATCGCTTTTTTGTATGGTTATGTTTTTCCAATATGGATTACTTGTAATTTGACAGTTTAACAAATCAATCTCAAAAACAAAAGGTTCTTGCAAAACAAAAGCCTCTTTAGGTAATTTTGACCTAAAATCATTTATTTTAATTTTATTTTCAAATAAATCACTACATAAATGATTTAATTTCTGCAAAAGCCCTATTTTCTTTAAAAAGTTCAACATATAATTAAATTATATCAACTATTAAATTTTGCCACTTATCTGCAATGATATTGCTAGAAAATTGCTGTACAGATGCTTTTGCATTTTTGCAACAATTTTCATATAAATTCTTATCTGCAATCATTTTATTTAATGCCGAGGCAAAAGCAGAAAGGTCTTTTGAAGTAATTAAGCCGTTTTGTTTATGGATAATAATTTCATCAGGCCCAGACTGAAAATTGGTACAAACAACCGGCACACCTAAAGCCAACGATTCTATCATTGTTAAAGGAAAACCTTCATAATGGCTTGTTAAAACTGTAAATAAGGCATTTGAAACAACATTAAATGGCTGCGAACGTTGCGAAAGAATTTTAACAAACGGATCTAATTGAAGTTCTTTTATTTTTTGTTCTATTATCGATTGATCTTTTCCTTTACCCATTAAAAAAAGATGGATATTTTCTTTAGGCAAATTAGACTGACGGTACGCATTTAATAAAAAAAGTAGGTTTTTAGATTCATTTTCAAATCTACCATAAAAAAGAATGTATTTAAAGTCTGCAAATTCATTATCAGCATTAGATAAATGAATTTTAGGAATTGGATTGTAAATACAGTCAATATTTTTCCAGCCGGTTACTATTTCTACTTTATTTTTTATTGCTTTACTTACACAAACTATCTTATTATAATTACCAAATAATACATTATTAACCAAATATTTATCAAATAAATATTTTTTTATATTATAACTATGAATTATTTTAATTTTTTTTATACGC is from Flavobacterium dauae and encodes:
- a CDS encoding glycosyltransferase family 2 protein yields the protein MIPFFSIIIPLYNKEKFIKTTLTSVLEQTFQNFEIIVVNDGSTDGSLTILKQFSDDRLKVIHQKNQGVSTARNQGVKQAKATYIALLDADDIWYPNHLEELHKSIVKYPEAALFCNAYQQKLSSNMLQNSIYNLEEKNEIQIVKDYFKASLIHSIAWTSAVAFNKEKFEELGGFQPHIISGQDSDLWIRFALHTTIVFNPAYTCCYDKTVPNSLFKKHLRKVHLNFLNSYKKEETINKSLKQYLDINRYAIAIQCKYYNDYDLLKLIKKDIKPSSLTKKQRFLLNSPAFLVKLFKKLHVFFIKKNIYFTAFR
- a CDS encoding glycosyltransferase family 61 protein, with amino-acid sequence MLNFLKKIGLLQKLNHLCSDLFENKIKINDFRSKLPKEAFVLQEPFVFEIDLLNCQITSNPYWKNITIQKSDTLYYTEITGASIVGRGIVLNDKKEVILESTIFQKEYLNKLNSNHLVYFKNSIPNKKVTKVLSLANRLDGNYFHWIMESLSRILIVYETDNFNDYSIVITENTPLFVKESLAFLFSIPNNRIIEKKMIECLVTTKTMIVPFPHIRNEKTQMTNVYYPEIIKNINKLAHKRLAEKHTNSNKIYPKNIIISRKNAIERRIINEKQLINKLLEHEFVVLHLENLSFEEQILHFYHAEKIIAVHGAGITNVIFGKKILLIELFPVERTIRDVFYFVQITAALQFKHCVIEYKSYNQQQDLFIDDAIYDKILNALVVT
- a CDS encoding glycosyltransferase, producing MKNIALLTTSLANGGAERFVITLHKMLAGLGYKVYIIATNNIIEVGKIDSSFYFTLHTDKAFFNSFLKPYRLHRFIKQKKIDLIIDNRSKLSFLKTTIYELCFARIKKIKIIHSYNIKKYLFDKYLVNNVLFGNYNKIVCVSKAIKNKVEIVTGWKNIDCIYNPIPKIHLSNADNEFADFKYILFYGRFENESKNLLFLLNAYRQSNLPKENIHLFLMGKGKDQSIIEQKIKELQLDPFVKILSQRSQPFNVVSNALFTVLTSHYEGFPLTMIESLALGVPVVCTNFQSGPDEIIIHKQNGLITSKDLSAFASALNKMIADKNLYENCCKNAKASVQQFSSNIIADKWQNLIVDII